The sequence below is a genomic window from Variovorax paradoxus B4.
CCTCGCAATCACCAAGGGCCTGCTGCAGTCGGGCGTGGCATACGTGGGCGGCTACCAGGGCGCGCCGGTGTCGCACCTGCTCGACGTCATGGTGCAGGGCAAGGCCTACATGGACGAACTCGGCGTGCATGTGGAGGCCTGCTCCAACGAAGCCTCGGCCGCGGCGATGCTCGGCGCCTCCATTCATTACCCGCTGCGCGGCGCGGTCACCTGGAAGTCGATAGTCGGCACCAACGTGGCGGCCGATGCGCTCTCCAACCTGTCGTCGCCCGGCGTGACCGGCGGCGTGCTGGTGGTGGTGGGCGAGGACTATGGCGAAGGCGCCAGCGTGATCCAGGAGCGAACGCACGCCTATGCGCTCAAGTCGAGCATGTGCCTGCTCGACCCGCGGCCCGACCTGGGCGTGATGGTGCGCATGGTGGAAGAAGGCTTCTGCCTTTCGGAAGCCTCCAACATGCCCTGCCTGATGGAGCTGCGCATCCGCACCTGCCACGTGCGCGGCAGCTTCGAGTGCAAGGACAACATCGCGCCCGCGGTATCGACCCGCGCGTTGATGAGCGAGCCCGCGGGCTTCGACTACATGCGGCTCGCGCATCCGCCCGTCACCTTCCGGCACGAAAAACTCAAGGGCGACGAGCGCATTCCGGCCGCGCGGCGCCACATCATCGAGCACGGGCTCAACGAGCTGATTCCGGGCGGCCGGCATGCCGGCCTCGGCATCGTGGTGCAGGGCGGGCTCTACAACGCGCTCATCCGCAGCCTGCAGCAGCAGGGCCTGGCCGACGCCTTCGGCGAGACGGACATCCCGATCCTGGTGCTCAACGTGACCTACCCGCTGGTGCCCGAGCAGGTGGCCGACTTCTGCGTGGGCAAGCGTGCCGTGCTGGTGGTGGAGGAAGGCCAGCCCGAATACATCGAACAGGACATCGCCACCCTGCTGCGCCGGCGCGACATCCAGACGCCGCTGCACGGCAAGGACATGCTGCCCGCAGCCGGAGAATACGGCGTCGAGGTGCTCGCGGGCGGCCTCGGCGCGTTCGCCGCGAAATACATCGAGACCAGCGAGGCTTCATCTTCCGCGCAGGCCTGGCTGGCCGGCAACCGCGAGCGCCGCGAGGCCGTGGCCCGACAGCTCGAGACGCCGCTGCCCAACCGGCCGCCGAGCTTCTGCATCGGCTGCCCCGAGCGCCCGGTGTTCTCGGCCCTGAAGCTCGCGCAGCAGGAGACGGGGCCGGTGCACATCGCGGCCGACATCGGCTGCCATGCCTTCGGCACCTTCGAGCCCTTCTCGATGGGGCATTCGATCCTCGGCTACGGCATGAGCCTGGCGAGCCGCGCGGGCGTGGCGCCCATGATGAACCGCCGCACGCTGTCGATCATGGGCGACGGCGGCTTCTGGCACAACGGGCTGCTCACGGGCGTGCAGAGCGCGCTCTTCAACGGCGACGACGCGGTGCTGCTGATCTTCAAGAACGGCTACACCTCGGCCACCGGTACGCAGGACATCATCTCCACGCCCGACGACGAGATGAAGGAGCGCGCCGTCGACAAGCAGCAGAGCCTGGTCGACAAGAACCAGACCATCGAGGCCACGCTCACGGGCCTGGGCGTGAAGTGGATGCGCACCGTCACCACCTACGACGTGGAGCGCATGCGCAAGACGCTGACCGAAGCGCTCACCAGCGACTTCAACGGCCTGAAGGTGGTGATTGCCGAAGGCGAATGCCAGCTCGAGCGCCAGCGCCGCATCAAGCCCTGGCTTGCCGGCCTCCTTCAGCGCGGCGAGCGCGTGGTGCGCGTGAAGTACGGCGTCGACGAGGACGTGTGCAACGGCGACCACGCCTGCATCCGCCTGTCGGGCTGCCCCACGCTCACGCTCAAGGACAACCCCGACCCGCTCAAGGTCGACCCCGTCGCCACCGTGATCGACGGCTGCGTGGGCTGCGGCCTGTGCGGCGAGAACGCGCATGCGGCCACGCTGTGCCCGAGCTTCTACCGCGCCGAGGTGGTGCAGAACCCGAAGTGGCACGAGCGCCTGCTGCACGCGCTGCGCGGCGCCGTGGTGCGCGTGCTGCAACCCGCATGAGAGACGACGACATGGAACAGAACCGCCCCATCTCCCTGCTCGTCTGCGCCCTAGGCGGCGAAGGCGGCGGCGTGCTCACCGAGTGGCTGGTCGACATCGCGCGCCACGCCGGCCATGCCGCGCAGAGCACGTCGATTCCCGGCGTGGCGCAGCGCACCGGCGCCACCACCTACTACATCGAGGTTTTCCCGGTGCCGCTCGTGCAGCTTGCCGGCCGGCGCCCGGTGTTCAGCCTGAGCCCGGTGCCGGGCGCGCTCGACGCCATCGTGTCGTCGGAGCTGCTCGAAACGGCGCGCCAGATCGGCAACGGCATGAGCGCGCCGCTGCGCACGCTGGTCATCAGCTCGTCGGCGCGCATCTTCACCACCGCGGAGCGCATGCAGCCCGGCGACGGCCGCGCCGATGCGCAGCGCCTCGTCGACGTGGTGAAGGCCTTCAGCCGCGAACACCATGTGTTCGACATGAACGCGATGGCGCGCGAGACCGGCACGGTGGTCAGCGCGGTGATGCTCGGCGCCATCGCGGGCAGCGGCCTGTTTCCGTTCCCGCGCGAGGCCTATGAGCACGTGGTGCGCGGCGGCGACGCCCGCGCGCCCGAGAAGCTGGGCAAGATGGCCGCCGCCAGCCTGCGCGGCTTTGCAGCAGGCTTCGAGGCCGTGGGCACGCCGCGCGCGCAGGCCGCCTTCGTGAGCAGCGTGCTGGCCGCCGACACCCGCGACGCACCGCCACCGCCGCGCGCATTGCCGGACGAACTGGCGCGGCGCTTTCCGCCCGCCGTGCACGACATGCTCACGCTCGGCCATGCGCGCGTGCTCGACTACCAGGACGCCGGCTACGCCGCCCTCTACGCCGACCGGCTGGGCCGGGTGCTCGATGCCGAGCGCGCCGCCGACCCGGCCGGCGCGCAGGGCTTTGCCATCACCCGCGAAATCGCGCGCTGGCTCGCGCTCTGGATGGCCTTCGACGACATCGTGCGCGTGGCCGCGCTCAAGGGCCGCGCCAGCCGCGCACAGCGCGTGCGGCAGGAAGTGCGCGCGGCCGAGGAAGACATCGTGAAGGTCTACGACCACTTCAAGCCCGGCGCGGCCGAGTTCGCCGCATTGCTGCCGGCGGGCCTGGCGCGCCGCGTCACCGCGTGGGACCGCGGCAGGCAGGCACGCGGCCTCGCACCCTGGGCGCTGCCTTTGCAGGTGGGCAGCCACTCGGTGGCCGGCATGGCCTCGCTGCGCCTCTTGTCATCGCTGAAGTGGCTGCGCCGCCGCGGCCATCGCTTTGCCGAGGAGCAGGCGCTGATCGAACGCTGGCTCGCGGCGGTGGAGGCCGGCACGCGCGAGGCCTGGGTGCTGGGCCACGAGCTCGCGCTGTGCGGCCGGCTCATCAAGGGCTATGGCAGCACCAACGAGCGCGGCAAGCACAACCTGCTGCACATGATCGGCGAACTCGCAGGCCGTGCAACGCTGCCCGCGCCGGCGCGCGCCGAGGCGATTGCCGCGGCGCGCGAAGCAGCCCTGGCCGACGAGGGAGGCAAGGCGCTCGACGCCGCGCTGGTGCGCCACGGTGCCGCGCCGCGGCCGGTGCAGGCGCAGCCGATCCGCTGGATGAAACGGCCGCCATCCACCACCGCCCGCCCCTGATTCCATGACAACACAGGAGACACCACTCATGCCCCACCATGCCCTTCCCTGGCGGCGACGCCTGCTGTTCAGCGCCGCCTGCGTGCTGCTGGCCTGTGCGCACGCACAGGCGCATGCCGACACATGGCCCGCCAAGCCGATCAAGGTGGTCGTCAACTTTCCGCCCGGCGGCGCCGCCGACCAGATCGCGCGCGCGGTCTCGCAGCCGCTGCAGGAAGCGCTCAAGCAACCGGTGGTGATCGAGAACCGCGCGGGTGCCAACGGCAACGTCGGCGGCGAGGCGGTGGCGCGCGCACCGGCCGACGGCTACACGCTGCTCATGAGTTCGGGCGGCATGGTGTCGGTGAACCCGCACCTGTATTCGCGCATGAGCTTCGATCCCGCGAAGGACCTGGTGCCGGTGGCAGCGGCCGCGCGCGTGCTGGTGTTTCTGGTGATCAGGCCCTCGCTGCCGCCCGTGAATGTGCGCGAGTTCATCTCGTACGCCAAGACCAACCCGGGCAAGCTGTCGTACGGCTCGCCGGGCAACGGCAGCTCGCCGCACCTGGCGGGCGAGATGTTCAAGAGCCAGGCGGGCCTCTTCGCGCTGCACGTGCCCTACCGCGGCGCGGCGCCCGCCCTGCAGGACCTGCTGGCGGGCCAGATCGACTACGCCTTCGATCCGGGCATCGGCCTGCAGCAGGTGCGCGCGGGCAAGCTCCGGCTGCTTGCGGTCGGCAGCCCGCACCGCTCACCGCTCTTTCCCGATGTGCCCACGCTCGACGAAGCCGGACTGCGCGGCTTCGACGCCGACACCGTGTTCGGCTTCTACGCGCCCGCAGGCACGCCGCCGGAGGTGGTGGCGCAACTCAACGCCCAGATCAACCGCGCGCTCGCGCTGCCGGCCGTGAAGGAACGCATCGCCTCGCTTGGCGGCGAGGCGGTGCCGGGCTCGCCGGCCGAATTCCAGCGGCGCGCGGCGGCCGATTCGCAGCGCTTCGGCGCGCTGATCCGCGACCGCAAGATCGTCGCGGATTGAACGCACGCATCGCCCCGTGGCGGCCGACGAGAATGAACTGATGAGCAACAGCAAAGAGATCACCTACACCGCGCGCGTCGAGTTCGGCGACTGCGATCCCGCCGGCATCGTCTGGTTTCCCAACTTCTTCCGCTGGATCGATGCGGCGTCGCGCCACTTCTTCGCCGAATGCGGCGTGCCGCGCTGGGAAGAAACGGCGCGCACGCTGGGCGTGATCGGCACGCCGCTGGTCGACACGCACACCCGCTTCGTCAAGGCCGCAAGCTACGGCGACACGCTGCAGATCGCGGTGCGCATCGCCGAGTGGCGCGACAAGAGCTTCGTGCAGACCTACCGCGTCCTGCGCGGCGACGAGCTGATCCTCGAATGCGAGGAGGTGCGCATCTTCGCGGCGAAGCGCGAAGGCGGCGGCATCCGCGCGGTGCCCATTCCACCCACGATCCGGGCGCTCTGCGACTAGGCCGCGTCTTAGAATGGCCCGATGAACTGGCGCACTCTTCTTCCGCTCGCGTTGCTTGCCACCGGCTGCTCCGTACCTCCCAACCAGGTGGTGCCCTTCCGCGAAGGTGTGCTGCGTGCGCCCACGTACACGCAGGCCACCGACCATTGCAGCGCCAAGGGCCAAACGCCGCGCTGGCTCGGCAAGGCGCCTGCGGAATCCGGCGTCCTGTTCCAGTGCAACTGAGCTTCGCGGCCCCTTGCGGGCGCATCCGCTGCACGGCGCGATAGCCCTGCGCAATGCCGAGCCAAAGGGTTGACGACCCTATGACGCAGTGCAACAATCCCACATCTTTACTTCGGAGCCTCGTGCGTGGACAGTGCCAGTTGGATCAGTGACAAGACGCGTGCTTTGGCAGGCGTGACACACCCGGCTCCGTAGCGCAGGCTTCTTCCGCGCTGCGGCCTGTGTGCCCGCAGCGTGTGACCCCCTTGCCTCTTCGGCAAGCGGCTCTCCTCCTCCCAAATCCCGTTGCTTTCGTCGCTGACTTTTTCAGTCAGCTTGCGTGGTCTCATGCCACGACGCCCTTCATCGCGAAGGAGCCTTGTCATGCGTCAGTTTCATTCCTGCCAGCAACGGCAACAGCAGCAGCCATCGTCGCCGCAGGTGCAGCCGCGCGTCCGCAGCGCCTCGGCGCATGCGCCAGGCCATGCGGCCGCGGCACCGGCCGCCATCGACGAGACGGTGGACCAGGCCGCCGCGCTCTGGACCACGCGGCGCATCCGCAGCTTCTTCCTGCTGCTCGACCGGAACGCCGGTCCGAAGCAGCGCTGAGCCGCCGCGCAAAGCCACAGCCGCATCTTCATCGCAGGAGGCCACCATGGACCCAGCCCCTCGCTTGCGCCCCAGCGCGCCCCACTCTCTTTTGATTCGATGCCATTTGCTTTCACGACCCGGCGCGCCGCGCCGCGGAGGATTCCTGCCCGCTGATTGACCGAGGCGGGAGGTTCCCTCCTTCGCGGCCCGCGCCCGAAGGAGAAGAACCCCATGATCCGCCGCGAACACCTGCCGCGCGCCGCACGGCCGCGCATCGCCCCGGCCTCTGCCGGCACCCCGCCCGATATCTCGAAAGCACTGCAGACTGCGTCGCGCACCGATGCCGGCCAGGTGCTCCTCGGACTCCACAGCTCGCCGCAAGGCCTGGACGAAAGCCAGGCGCAAGCGCTGCGCAAGCAGTTCGGCAGCAACGAGGTTCGCCACGATCAGCCGCCGTCATGGTGGGTGCATCTGTGGCAGTGCTACCGCAATCCCTTCAACCTGCTGCTGACGGCGCTGGCGCTGATCTCCTGGATCACGGAAGACATGAAGGCCGCACTCGTGATCGGCAACATGGTGGGGCTGTCGACCGTGCTGCGCTTTCTGCAGGAGTCGCGCTCCAGCAAGGCGGCCGAGCGGCTCAAGGCCATGGTGAGCAACACGGCCACCGTGCTGCGGCCCGCACCCGGCACCGCGAGCGCGCTGCGCATCGAAGTGCCGATGCGCGAGCTGGTGCCGGGCGACGTGATCGCGCTCTCGGCCGGCGACATGATCCCGGCCGACTGCCGGCTGCTCGCGGCCAAGGACCTGTTCATCAGCCAGTCGGCGCTGACCGGCGAGGCGATGCCCGTGGAGAAGTTCTGCATCGACCGCCGCGGCCCCGAAGCCGGCGTGCTCGAACGCGAGAACCTGCTCTTCATGGGCACCAGCGTGGTCAGCGGCACCGCCACCGCGCTCATCGTGCATACGGGCAGCCGCACCTTCTTCGGCGCGCTGGCGCAGCGCGTGACCGCCGTTGACCAAGGCATCAGTGCATTCCAGGCCGGCATCAACCGCGTGAGTTGGGTGCTGATCCGCTTCATGCTGGTGATGGCGCCCCTGGTGCTGGTGATCAACGGCGTGGCCAAAGGCGACTGGTGGGAGGCGGCGCTGTTCGCGCTGTCGATCGCGGTCGGCCTCACGCCCGAGATGCTGCCGATGATCGTGACCGCCACGCTGGCCAAGGGCGCGGTCGTGATGTCGCGCCGGAAGGTGATCGTGAAGCGGCTGGAAGCCATTCACAACTTCGGCGCCATGGACGTGCTGTGCACCGACAAGACCGGCACGTTGACGCAGGACCGCATCGTGCTGGAGCGCCACACCAACGCCTGGGGCGAAGCCTCGGACCATGTGCTGCAGATGGCCTACCTGAACAGCTTCCACCAGACCGGGCTCAAGAACCTGCTCGACAAGGCCGTGCTGAACCACGCTGAAATGCAGCTGGAGACGCGGCTGCAAACGGCCTGGCGCAAGATCGACGAGGTGCCTTTCGACTTCGCGCGCCGCCGCATGTCGGTGGTGGTGGGAATGGAGGACGGCGGCGGCAGCGAGCACCTGCTGGTCTGCAAGGGCGCGTTGGAGGAGATCCTCTCGGTCTGCACCTCGGTCGAGCGCGGCGACGACGTGCTGCCGCTCGACGCCGATCTGCTCGAACGCATTCACGGCATCGCGTCGGAGCTCAACACCCAGGGCCTGCGCGTGGTGGCCGTGGCCAGCCGCGTGCTGGCCGCCGGGGCGCAACGGCCGGCCCAGGTTGCCTACGGCGTGGCCGACGAAGCGGCGCTGACGCTGCTGGGCTACGTCGCCTTTCTCGATCCGCCGAAGGAATCGACCGCGCCCGCGCTGCGCGCGCTGGCGGAGCACGGCGTGGCGGTGAAAGTGCTGACGGGCGACAACGAGCTGGTGGTGCGCAAGGTCTGCGGCGACGTGGGCATCGAGGCCGGCCGCGTCGTGCCGGGCCGGGAGATCGACGAGCTGGACGACGCCGGCCTGCGCACGCTGGTCGAACGGCACCAGGTGTTCGCCAAGCTCACGCCCGCGCACAAGGAGCGCATCGTGCGCGCCCTGCATGCGAACGGGCACGTGGTCGGCTTCATGGGCGACGGCATCAACGATGCGCCCGCGCTGCGCGCGGCCGACATCGGCATTTCGGTGGACGGCGCGGTGGACGTGGCCAAGGAATCGGCCGACGTCATCCTGCTCGAGAAGAGCCTCGTGGTGCTGGAGCAGGGCGTGGTGGAGGGCCGCCGCACCTTTGCCAACATGCTGAAATACATCAAGCTCACCGCGAGCTCGAATTTCGGCAACGTGTTCTCGGTACTGGTGGCGAGCGCGTTCCTTCCGTTCCTGCCGATGCTGCCGCTGCATCTGCTGGTGCAGAACCTGCTGTACGACGTGTCGCAGATCGCGATTCCGTTCGACAACGTCGATGCCGAGTTCCTGCGCAAGCCGCAGAGCTGGAACCCGGCCGACCTGGGCCGCTTCATGTTGTTCTTCGGCCCGCTGAGCTCGGTGTTCGACGTCCTGACCTACGCCGTGATGTGGTTCGCGTTCTCGGCCAACACGGTGGCTCACCAGGCACTGTTCCAGTCGGGCTGGTTCGTGGAGGGACTGCTGTCGCAGACGCTGATCGTGCACCTGATCCGCACGCGCAAGATTCCGTTCCTGCAAAGCCGCGCGGCCTGGCCGCTGCTGGCCATGGGCGCGGCCATTGCCGCGGCGGGCATCTGGCTGCCGATGGGGCGGCTCGCGCACTACTTCAGGCTGCAGGCGCTTCCGCTGGCCTACTTTCCGTGGCTGGCCGCGATGCTGGCGGGGTACGCGACGCTCACGCAGGCGGTCAAGGGCTGGTATGCGCGGCGGTATGGGTGGCAGTGACGTTTTGTTCAGGGCTCTTCGTTTAGGGCGCTTTGTTCAGGGCGCTTTGTTCAGGGCACGTGCACAGGCCACCGGGTACTCCCCTCCGCGAATGTCCCCCGCCTTCGGCTCCTCCTTGATTTCGCTGCGGGGAGCACCCGATGCCCTGTGCACTGGGCACGCTCGTGGTGTACCCCCGCTCAACGACCGCTCTGTCCAACGCTCCCGTCGATGGGGTGCCTTGTGCAGCGAAATCAGGGGGGAGGCCGCAGGCCGGAGGACATTCGCGGAGCAAGGTACCCCGTCGGCGGGAGCGCGCCCTGAAACAAGGACAAGGGCATAAAAAAAGCGACACCGCCGCGAAGCGATCCCGCTTTTTGCAAAAAGCCGGAGCGATTCGAACGACCGCTTACACGCTCATGATCGAAACAGCCTTGGTGTTCAGGTAGGCCTCGAGCGCCTCCGGGCCGCCTTCCGAGCCGTAGCCCGAATCCTTCACGCCGCCGAAGGGCATTTCCGGCGATGGCGCGGCGGGCTGGTTGATCCACAGCATGCCGAGTTCGAGCTTCTGGCTCAGCAGGTGCGCGTTCTTGATCGACTTGGTGAAGGCGTAGCCGGCCAGGCCGAACGGCAGGCGGTTGGCTTCGGCAATGGCTTCCTCGAGCGTGTCGAAGCCGCGGATCGCAGCGATGGGGCCGAAGGGCTCGTTGTTGAACACGTCGGCATCGAGCGGCACGTCGGTCAGCACGGTGGGCGCGAAGAAGTTGCCGGTGTCGCCGACGCGTTCGCCACCGGCCGCCACGGTCGCGCCCTTCTTGCGCGCATCCTCCAGCACATGGGCCATGGCCGTGAGGCGGCGTGCATTGGCGAGCGGGCCGAGGGTCGTGCCTTCGGCCAGGCCGTCGCCGAGCTTCAGGCCTTCGGTGTACTTGACCAGCGTGCGGGCGAATTCCTCGCGCAGGCTGTTGTGCACCAGGAAGCGGGTGGGCGAGATGCAGACCTGGCCCGCATTGCGGAACTTGGCGGCACCCGCGGCCTTCACGGCCAGCGCCACGTCGGCGTCTTCGGCCACGATGACCGGCGCGTGGCCGCCCAGC
It includes:
- a CDS encoding indolepyruvate ferredoxin oxidoreductase subunit alpha; its protein translation is MEVSFSKEVELLRLGAGATFHGEGILAITKGLLQSGVAYVGGYQGAPVSHLLDVMVQGKAYMDELGVHVEACSNEASAAAMLGASIHYPLRGAVTWKSIVGTNVAADALSNLSSPGVTGGVLVVVGEDYGEGASVIQERTHAYALKSSMCLLDPRPDLGVMVRMVEEGFCLSEASNMPCLMELRIRTCHVRGSFECKDNIAPAVSTRALMSEPAGFDYMRLAHPPVTFRHEKLKGDERIPAARRHIIEHGLNELIPGGRHAGLGIVVQGGLYNALIRSLQQQGLADAFGETDIPILVLNVTYPLVPEQVADFCVGKRAVLVVEEGQPEYIEQDIATLLRRRDIQTPLHGKDMLPAAGEYGVEVLAGGLGAFAAKYIETSEASSSAQAWLAGNRERREAVARQLETPLPNRPPSFCIGCPERPVFSALKLAQQETGPVHIAADIGCHAFGTFEPFSMGHSILGYGMSLASRAGVAPMMNRRTLSIMGDGGFWHNGLLTGVQSALFNGDDAVLLIFKNGYTSATGTQDIISTPDDEMKERAVDKQQSLVDKNQTIEATLTGLGVKWMRTVTTYDVERMRKTLTEALTSDFNGLKVVIAEGECQLERQRRIKPWLAGLLQRGERVVRVKYGVDEDVCNGDHACIRLSGCPTLTLKDNPDPLKVDPVATVIDGCVGCGLCGENAHAATLCPSFYRAEVVQNPKWHERLLHALRGAVVRVLQPA
- a CDS encoding indolepyruvate oxidoreductase subunit beta family protein; the protein is MEQNRPISLLVCALGGEGGGVLTEWLVDIARHAGHAAQSTSIPGVAQRTGATTYYIEVFPVPLVQLAGRRPVFSLSPVPGALDAIVSSELLETARQIGNGMSAPLRTLVISSSARIFTTAERMQPGDGRADAQRLVDVVKAFSREHHVFDMNAMARETGTVVSAVMLGAIAGSGLFPFPREAYEHVVRGGDARAPEKLGKMAAASLRGFAAGFEAVGTPRAQAAFVSSVLAADTRDAPPPPRALPDELARRFPPAVHDMLTLGHARVLDYQDAGYAALYADRLGRVLDAERAADPAGAQGFAITREIARWLALWMAFDDIVRVAALKGRASRAQRVRQEVRAAEEDIVKVYDHFKPGAAEFAALLPAGLARRVTAWDRGRQARGLAPWALPLQVGSHSVAGMASLRLLSSLKWLRRRGHRFAEEQALIERWLAAVEAGTREAWVLGHELALCGRLIKGYGSTNERGKHNLLHMIGELAGRATLPAPARAEAIAAAREAALADEGGKALDAALVRHGAAPRPVQAQPIRWMKRPPSTTARP
- a CDS encoding Bug family tripartite tricarboxylate transporter substrate binding protein; amino-acid sequence: MPHHALPWRRRLLFSAACVLLACAHAQAHADTWPAKPIKVVVNFPPGGAADQIARAVSQPLQEALKQPVVIENRAGANGNVGGEAVARAPADGYTLLMSSGGMVSVNPHLYSRMSFDPAKDLVPVAAAARVLVFLVIRPSLPPVNVREFISYAKTNPGKLSYGSPGNGSSPHLAGEMFKSQAGLFALHVPYRGAAPALQDLLAGQIDYAFDPGIGLQQVRAGKLRLLAVGSPHRSPLFPDVPTLDEAGLRGFDADTVFGFYAPAGTPPEVVAQLNAQINRALALPAVKERIASLGGEAVPGSPAEFQRRAAADSQRFGALIRDRKIVAD
- a CDS encoding acyl-CoA thioesterase, whose product is MSNSKEITYTARVEFGDCDPAGIVWFPNFFRWIDAASRHFFAECGVPRWEETARTLGVIGTPLVDTHTRFVKAASYGDTLQIAVRIAEWRDKSFVQTYRVLRGDELILECEEVRIFAAKREGGGIRAVPIPPTIRALCD
- the mgtA gene encoding magnesium-translocating P-type ATPase; this encodes MIRREHLPRAARPRIAPASAGTPPDISKALQTASRTDAGQVLLGLHSSPQGLDESQAQALRKQFGSNEVRHDQPPSWWVHLWQCYRNPFNLLLTALALISWITEDMKAALVIGNMVGLSTVLRFLQESRSSKAAERLKAMVSNTATVLRPAPGTASALRIEVPMRELVPGDVIALSAGDMIPADCRLLAAKDLFISQSALTGEAMPVEKFCIDRRGPEAGVLERENLLFMGTSVVSGTATALIVHTGSRTFFGALAQRVTAVDQGISAFQAGINRVSWVLIRFMLVMAPLVLVINGVAKGDWWEAALFALSIAVGLTPEMLPMIVTATLAKGAVVMSRRKVIVKRLEAIHNFGAMDVLCTDKTGTLTQDRIVLERHTNAWGEASDHVLQMAYLNSFHQTGLKNLLDKAVLNHAEMQLETRLQTAWRKIDEVPFDFARRRMSVVVGMEDGGGSEHLLVCKGALEEILSVCTSVERGDDVLPLDADLLERIHGIASELNTQGLRVVAVASRVLAAGAQRPAQVAYGVADEAALTLLGYVAFLDPPKESTAPALRALAEHGVAVKVLTGDNELVVRKVCGDVGIEAGRVVPGREIDELDDAGLRTLVERHQVFAKLTPAHKERIVRALHANGHVVGFMGDGINDAPALRAADIGISVDGAVDVAKESADVILLEKSLVVLEQGVVEGRRTFANMLKYIKLTASSNFGNVFSVLVASAFLPFLPMLPLHLLVQNLLYDVSQIAIPFDNVDAEFLRKPQSWNPADLGRFMLFFGPLSSVFDVLTYAVMWFAFSANTVAHQALFQSGWFVEGLLSQTLIVHLIRTRKIPFLQSRAAWPLLAMGAAIAAAGIWLPMGRLAHYFRLQALPLAYFPWLAAMLAGYATLTQAVKGWYARRYGWQ